One Paenisporosarcina sp. FSL H8-0542 genomic region harbors:
- the mutY gene encoding A/G-specific adenine glycosylase, giving the protein MNEFNKIEFRKSLIEWYLEEKRNLPWRETSDPYKIWVSEIMLQQTRVDTVIPYYNRFIKAFPTMEELANAEEEKILKQWEGLGYYSRVRNLQAGVKEVVETYNSVVPSTRNEISTLKGVGPYTAGAILSIAYGRPEHAVDGNVMRVLSRVLLIKEDIAKPKTRKIFEQAVSEIIDPQDPSSFNQGLMELGAVICTPTSPKCLLCPVRENCAAFYAGEQNDLPIKTKNKKTKAQHYDVYIAQNEQKQFLMEKRLETGLLANMWQFPMIERANKDEGTIPQFQDCYGTHFTKEMDLGSFKHVFSHLTWEMNSFVGHGVEVSLTESCKWLSLEEIKEVPMPVPMLKIWQAYMERGKQ; this is encoded by the coding sequence ATGAATGAATTTAACAAAATTGAATTTCGTAAATCGTTAATTGAATGGTATTTAGAAGAAAAAAGAAATCTACCTTGGAGAGAGACATCAGATCCTTACAAAATATGGGTTTCGGAAATCATGCTCCAACAAACAAGAGTGGATACAGTCATACCTTATTACAATCGTTTTATAAAAGCTTTTCCTACAATGGAAGAATTGGCGAATGCTGAAGAAGAAAAAATTCTGAAACAATGGGAAGGTTTAGGCTACTACTCCCGTGTACGGAACTTACAAGCAGGAGTAAAGGAAGTAGTTGAAACTTATAATAGTGTAGTGCCTTCAACAAGAAATGAAATTTCGACACTAAAAGGTGTAGGTCCTTACACGGCTGGTGCCATATTGAGCATTGCTTATGGACGACCTGAACATGCGGTTGACGGGAACGTCATGCGAGTATTATCACGGGTTCTTCTAATAAAAGAAGACATCGCAAAGCCGAAAACGAGAAAAATTTTTGAACAAGCGGTTTCTGAAATCATCGACCCGCAAGATCCATCATCCTTCAATCAGGGATTGATGGAACTGGGCGCAGTGATTTGTACGCCAACATCGCCAAAATGCTTATTGTGTCCAGTTAGAGAAAATTGTGCTGCTTTTTATGCAGGTGAACAAAATGACTTGCCAATAAAAACGAAAAACAAAAAAACGAAAGCACAACATTATGATGTTTATATTGCCCAAAATGAACAAAAACAATTTCTCATGGAAAAAAGACTTGAAACAGGTCTGTTGGCGAACATGTGGCAGTTCCCCATGATTGAGCGTGCAAACAAAGATGAAGGGACGATTCCACAGTTCCAAGATTGCTATGGCACACATTTTACAAAAGAAATGGATTTAGGTTCTTTTAAACATGTCTTTTCTCATTTAACATGGGAGATGAATAGTTTCGTTGGACATGGAGTCGAAGTAAGTCTGACTGAAAGTTGTAAGTGGTTATCATTAGAAGAAATTAAAGAAGTACCGATGCCTGTCCCAATGTTGAAAATTTGGCAGGCTTATATGGAGAGGGGAAAACAATAA
- the fabL gene encoding enoyl-[acyl-carrier-protein] reductase FabL, producing MTTNKVALVTGSSRGLGKAIAIELAKNGYDIVVNYARSKTAALETVKEIEALGQKALLVRANVGDVEKLKAMFETIREEFGRLDVFVSNAASGVLRPVMELEESHWDWTMNINAKAMLFGAQEAAKLMDRGGKIVGISSLGSIRYLENYTTVGVSKAAIESITRYLAVELAAKGIAVNTVSGGALDTDALKHFPNREELLDDARKNTPAGRMVEIEDMVKTAMFLISDGSDMIRGQTIIVDGGRSIVM from the coding sequence ATGACAACAAACAAAGTGGCGTTAGTTACCGGAAGCAGCAGAGGACTCGGAAAGGCAATTGCGATTGAACTTGCAAAAAATGGCTATGATATCGTTGTAAACTATGCACGCAGCAAAACAGCTGCTCTCGAAACAGTGAAAGAAATTGAAGCACTTGGTCAAAAAGCCCTTCTTGTACGCGCAAACGTAGGAGATGTAGAAAAATTAAAAGCGATGTTTGAAACAATTCGTGAAGAGTTTGGCCGTCTGGATGTATTCGTAAGCAATGCAGCTTCTGGAGTTCTGCGACCAGTAATGGAATTGGAAGAATCCCACTGGGACTGGACCATGAATATTAATGCGAAAGCCATGCTATTTGGGGCACAGGAAGCGGCGAAATTAATGGACCGAGGCGGAAAAATCGTTGGAATCAGCTCACTAGGCTCAATTCGTTATTTAGAAAATTACACAACTGTAGGCGTATCAAAAGCGGCGATTGAATCCATTACGCGTTACTTAGCTGTCGAACTTGCGGCAAAAGGGATTGCAGTAAATACAGTTTCCGGTGGAGCGCTTGATACAGATGCATTAAAGCACTTCCCGAATCGCGAAGAACTATTGGATGACGCAAGAAAAAATACACCTGCTGGACGTATGGTTGAAATCGAAGATATGGTCAAAACAGCCATGTTCTTGATTTCAGATGGCTCGGATATGATTCGCGGTCAAACCATCATTGTGGATGGCGGACGCTCCATCGTAATGTAA
- a CDS encoding gamma-type small acid-soluble spore protein has product MPNKNNNQPTNAAEVRRQNQQSTMGTPANFTTEFGSETDVNEVIQRNQQSAQKKNNASGPQANRNNNSTK; this is encoded by the coding sequence ATGCCAAACAAAAACAACAACCAACCAACCAACGCTGCAGAAGTACGTAGACAAAATCAACAATCAACGATGGGTACTCCAGCTAACTTCACTACAGAGTTCGGTTCTGAAACTGATGTTAACGAAGTAATCCAACGCAATCAACAATCTGCTCAGAAGAAAAACAATGCTTCTGGTCCACAAGCAAACCGCAACAATAATTCAACTAAATAA
- a CDS encoding DUF402 domain-containing protein, with translation MSIPAEGETIQIHSYKHNGKIHRVWQETMVLKGTRNIVIGANERTLVTESDGRTWLTREPSICYFHAEHWFNIICMLREDGVYYYCNISSPFIYDNQSLKYIDYDLDVKVFPDMTFTILDEDEFEDHKKQMNYPEVIDTILHRNVEKLISWIKQRKGPFAPDFIEVWTSRYLFHKQLRIRE, from the coding sequence ATGTCAATACCAGCAGAAGGAGAAACGATTCAGATCCACAGCTACAAGCATAACGGCAAAATCCACCGCGTCTGGCAGGAAACAATGGTTCTGAAAGGGACAAGAAATATTGTCATTGGCGCGAACGAACGCACGCTCGTTACCGAGTCAGACGGTCGCACTTGGTTAACACGGGAACCATCGATTTGTTATTTCCATGCTGAACACTGGTTTAATATCATTTGTATGTTGCGCGAAGATGGTGTGTACTATTACTGCAATATTAGTTCACCATTTATTTACGATAACCAATCTTTAAAATACATTGATTACGACTTAGATGTTAAAGTCTTCCCAGATATGACATTTACAATTTTGGACGAAGATGAATTTGAAGATCATAAAAAGCAAATGAATTATCCTGAGGTTATTGATACGATCTTACATCGTAATGTGGAAAAACTAATTAGTTGGATTAAACAACGAAAAGGACCATTTGCACCAGATTTTATCGAGGTGTGGACAAGCCGTTACCTATTTCACAAGCAACTTCGAATACGTGAGTAA
- a CDS encoding ABC transporter ATP-binding protein, giving the protein MSSTKRYMKFVKPYTWQIVLTVAIGIVKFAIPLFIPLLIKIVIDDIISVDTLTDAEKTRQLFYWLGGTALVFFIVRPPIEYYRQYYAQLVSNKILYDIRQELYAHLQRLSLRFYSNTRVGEVISRVINDVEQTKNFVMIGLMNLWLDLATILIAVAIMLTMDVPLTLVTLLAFPFYAFSVKYFFGRLRDLTRKRSQALAGVQSYLHERVQGMSIIKSFTLEKHEQQIFDKANGEFLDKAVDHTKWNAKAFAVVNTITDVAPLLVIAYAGYQVINGNLSVGTMVAFIAYIERLYNPLRRLVNSSTTLTQAFASMDRVFELMDEKYDIEDGPNAQDMPTIKGKLQFDHVSFKYEEENNLVLNNMNFTVEPGQTAAFVGMSGGGKSTIISMIPRFYDATSGSVKIDDQDIKDVKLHSLREQIGIVLQDNILFSDSVKANILMGRPDATENEVIEAAKAANAHDFIVSLPEGYETKVGERGVKLSGGQKQRVAIARVFLKNPPILVLDEATSALDLESESLIQDSLERLAHDRTTIIVAHRLSTITHADQIFVIDHGELKEQGTHDELMNSKGIYYNLFQVQQLDID; this is encoded by the coding sequence ATGAGCAGTACAAAAAGATACATGAAGTTTGTTAAACCATATACTTGGCAAATTGTCCTCACGGTTGCCATTGGGATTGTCAAATTTGCCATCCCGTTATTTATTCCACTATTAATTAAAATTGTAATTGACGATATCATCAGTGTAGATACATTGACAGATGCGGAAAAGACGCGGCAGTTATTTTATTGGCTGGGCGGAACTGCACTCGTATTCTTCATTGTAAGACCTCCGATTGAGTATTACCGACAATACTATGCACAACTTGTCAGTAACAAAATTTTGTATGATATAAGACAAGAATTATACGCACACTTGCAACGCCTGAGTTTGCGGTTTTATTCAAACACACGGGTTGGAGAAGTCATCTCCCGTGTAATCAACGACGTTGAACAAACCAAAAACTTTGTCATGATTGGCTTAATGAATTTATGGTTGGATTTAGCCACGATTTTGATTGCTGTTGCGATCATGCTGACAATGGATGTTCCATTAACTCTCGTTACATTACTGGCTTTCCCATTCTATGCGTTCAGTGTGAAATACTTCTTCGGACGATTGCGTGACCTAACTCGAAAACGGTCTCAAGCACTGGCGGGTGTCCAAAGTTATTTGCATGAACGTGTCCAAGGTATGAGCATCATTAAAAGTTTTACTTTGGAAAAACATGAACAGCAAATTTTTGATAAAGCAAATGGCGAGTTTCTTGACAAGGCTGTTGATCATACAAAATGGAATGCGAAAGCTTTTGCTGTAGTCAACACCATTACGGATGTTGCGCCACTTTTGGTTATTGCCTACGCTGGATATCAAGTTATCAATGGAAATTTATCTGTCGGGACAATGGTTGCGTTTATCGCGTATATCGAACGTCTTTATAATCCTTTAAGACGATTGGTCAATTCATCAACTACACTGACGCAAGCGTTTGCTTCAATGGACCGGGTATTCGAACTAATGGATGAAAAATACGATATTGAAGATGGTCCAAATGCGCAGGATATGCCGACTATTAAAGGGAAACTGCAGTTTGATCACGTTTCTTTCAAATACGAGGAAGAAAATAATCTCGTGTTAAATAATATGAATTTCACGGTAGAGCCAGGTCAAACAGCTGCTTTTGTAGGAATGAGCGGAGGTGGGAAGTCGACCATCATCAGTATGATTCCCCGATTTTATGATGCAACAAGCGGTTCGGTCAAAATAGATGACCAGGATATTAAAGATGTAAAACTTCATTCATTACGCGAACAGATTGGAATAGTATTGCAAGATAACATACTGTTCAGCGACTCTGTGAAAGCAAATATACTTATGGGACGTCCAGATGCTACGGAAAACGAAGTAATTGAAGCGGCAAAAGCTGCGAACGCTCATGACTTTATCGTTTCGCTACCCGAAGGTTACGAGACGAAAGTCGGGGAACGTGGAGTCAAGTTGTCAGGAGGACAAAAACAACGTGTTGCCATTGCGCGCGTATTCCTGAAAAATCCTCCAATTTTAGTTTTGGACGAAGCAACTTCTGCGTTGGACTTGGAAAGCGAGTCCTTGATACAGGACTCTTTGGAGCGCTTGGCACATGACCGGACCACGATTATTGTCGCCCATCGCCTTTCGACGATTACTCATGCGGATCAAATCTTTGTTATTGATCATGGCGAACTAAAGGAACAAGGAACGCATGATGAATTAATGAATTCGAAGGGAATATATTACAACTTATTTCAAGTTCAACAACTGGATATAGACTAA
- a CDS encoding ABC transporter ATP-binding protein — translation MSERKAILQVRSLQTSFFTDDGVIPAVDNIDFSVHEGEVLGIVGESGCGKSVTSLSIMGLVPSPPGRITGGEILFGDKDLTKLSDKEMRKVRGNDVAMIFQEPMTSLNPLFTIGNQLMEAILIHKKGWSKKQANTRAIEMLTLVGLPRANELMKEYPHQLSGGMRQRVMIAMALVCDPKVLIADEPTTALDVTIQAQILALMKDLNERLNTAVLLITHDLGVVAETCERVVVMYAGKIVEEGPVQTIFKDPQHPYTKGLLQSVPDMRYKKQRLYSIPGNVPKPGTINTGCRFAARCEFAFEKCLTHNPELYKTASVHKTRCFLYEDQEVSTHDRTLVES, via the coding sequence ATGAGTGAACGAAAAGCGATTCTTCAAGTAAGAAGTCTTCAAACATCCTTTTTCACAGATGACGGAGTAATTCCCGCAGTAGACAATATTGATTTTTCCGTACATGAAGGAGAAGTACTCGGTATCGTAGGGGAATCTGGTTGTGGGAAAAGTGTTACTTCTTTATCCATTATGGGGTTAGTACCAAGTCCTCCAGGTAGAATTACTGGTGGTGAAATTCTTTTCGGCGATAAGGACTTAACTAAATTAAGCGATAAAGAAATGCGTAAAGTCCGCGGCAACGACGTGGCAATGATTTTCCAAGAGCCTATGACATCTTTGAATCCATTGTTCACAATAGGGAATCAATTGATGGAAGCCATTCTTATCCATAAAAAAGGCTGGTCAAAAAAACAAGCAAATACACGTGCAATTGAAATGCTTACCCTTGTAGGTCTTCCGCGTGCTAATGAATTGATGAAAGAATATCCGCATCAATTATCAGGTGGGATGAGACAGCGGGTCATGATAGCGATGGCTCTTGTATGCGATCCGAAAGTGTTAATTGCAGATGAACCGACAACTGCACTTGATGTAACTATTCAAGCGCAGATTCTGGCATTGATGAAAGACTTGAATGAACGATTGAATACAGCTGTTTTGTTAATCACACATGATCTTGGGGTTGTGGCAGAGACTTGTGAAAGAGTTGTGGTCATGTATGCGGGCAAAATTGTTGAAGAAGGTCCGGTTCAAACGATTTTTAAAGACCCTCAACATCCATATACAAAAGGATTGTTGCAATCCGTTCCGGACATGCGTTATAAAAAACAACGTTTATATTCAATTCCCGGTAATGTACCAAAACCGGGTACCATAAATACTGGATGTCGCTTTGCTGCACGATGCGAGTTTGCATTTGAAAAGTGCCTGACACACAATCCAGAATTGTATAAAACTGCATCGGTACATAAGACAAGATGCTTCTTGTACGAAGATCAGGAGGTATCCACTCATGACAGAACCCTTGTTGAAAGTTGA
- a CDS encoding dipeptide ABC transporter ATP-binding protein, with the protein MTEPLLKVEGLKKYFPIRKGLLSRVSGHVKAVDDVSFYVNKGETLGIVGESGCGKSTTGRMLMRLLEPSEGKVVFDGKELTNISDDDMRKARREIQMVFQDPYASLNPRHTIEKILEEPLIVHGIGDAKTRKKKVHDFLEIVGLSSYHAKRYPHQFSGGQRQRIGIARALMTNPKLIIADEPVSALDVSIQAQVLNLMQDLQKELNLTYIFIAHDLGVVRHISDRVGVMYLGKMVELAKSELLYDKPLHPYTQALLSAVPIPDPNFVREQMLIKGDIPSPSNPPSGCTFHTRCPFKMDVCTKIVPKLEEVEPGHSVACHLYGEHAQQ; encoded by the coding sequence ATGACAGAACCCTTGTTGAAAGTTGAAGGACTTAAGAAGTATTTTCCCATACGTAAAGGATTACTCAGTCGTGTGTCTGGGCATGTAAAAGCGGTTGATGATGTATCGTTTTATGTAAATAAAGGCGAAACCCTGGGAATTGTGGGCGAGTCTGGCTGTGGGAAATCTACTACCGGTCGCATGCTTATGAGATTACTAGAACCGTCAGAGGGAAAAGTAGTTTTCGATGGTAAAGAACTGACGAATATATCCGATGATGATATGCGAAAGGCACGCCGGGAAATTCAAATGGTTTTCCAGGATCCATATGCTTCCTTAAATCCTAGACATACCATTGAGAAGATTTTGGAGGAGCCTCTGATTGTACACGGAATCGGTGACGCCAAAACCCGCAAAAAGAAAGTCCATGATTTTCTGGAGATTGTTGGGTTAAGCAGTTACCATGCAAAACGCTATCCTCATCAATTCAGTGGTGGACAACGTCAGCGTATCGGCATTGCCCGTGCGCTCATGACGAACCCTAAACTGATTATTGCAGATGAGCCCGTTTCAGCTCTTGACGTGTCCATTCAAGCACAAGTGTTGAACTTGATGCAGGATTTACAAAAAGAATTAAACCTGACTTATATATTTATCGCGCATGATCTAGGGGTTGTTCGTCATATAAGTGATCGAGTAGGGGTTATGTATCTAGGCAAAATGGTCGAGCTTGCTAAAAGTGAGTTGCTTTATGACAAGCCACTTCACCCTTATACACAGGCTTTGTTGTCTGCTGTACCGATTCCGGATCCGAATTTTGTGCGGGAACAAATGCTTATAAAAGGAGATATTCCTAGTCCGTCAAATCCTCCGTCGGGATGTACTTTCCACACGCGCTGTCCTTTTAAAATGGATGTGTGTACAAAAATCGTACCGAAGTTAGAAGAAGTTGAACCAGGTCATTCTGTTGCCTGCCACCTATACGGTGAACATGCGCAACAATGA
- a CDS encoding ABC transporter substrate-binding protein, whose amino-acid sequence MSKKKLWSLALLTMLVLSTILAGCQSDSSDGNSGDDEKEPKILVFGRGGDSVSLDPATVTDGESFKVTQNVFETLVNFGKQDTEINPGLAKEWKPSEDGLTYTFQLEEGVKFHDGTDFNAEAVVANFERWANGSGEDFYYYSSMFGGYKGDEGHVIDSVTADGDYTVVFKLKRPQAPFLKNLAMSPFGIASPKAFEEQGAKFGDNPVGTGPFKFVEWKRNDSITIEKNEDYWVKGLPKLDKVVFKAIPDNSARLNALNTGEIDLADGVNPADGKSVESNSELQLFERPSMNVGYLGLTSTRPPFDKVEVRQAINHAIDKQAIVDAFFEGRAEVAKNPMPPVISGYNDDIAGYDFDPEKAKALLAEAGLAEGFEMELWAMPVPRPYMPDGQKVAEVIQSNLADVGIKAKIVTFEWATYLEKARNGEADAFMLGWTGDNGDADNFLYVLLDKDNIGSNNYSYYSNDELHDILIEAQSEVDEDKRNELYGQAQEIIFEDAPWVPLAHSTPLLAGKANLVDFLPHPTGSDKLAEVDFK is encoded by the coding sequence TTGAGTAAGAAGAAACTGTGGTCACTTGCTTTATTAACAATGCTAGTCCTCTCAACGATTTTAGCGGGCTGTCAATCTGATTCATCAGACGGAAACAGCGGAGACGACGAAAAAGAACCGAAAATTTTAGTGTTTGGTCGTGGTGGAGATTCTGTATCTCTAGATCCGGCAACTGTAACTGATGGAGAATCATTTAAAGTAACGCAAAACGTTTTTGAAACACTTGTGAACTTCGGTAAACAAGATACAGAAATCAACCCAGGCCTTGCAAAAGAATGGAAGCCTTCAGAGGATGGCTTAACTTATACATTCCAATTGGAAGAAGGCGTTAAGTTCCATGATGGTACTGACTTCAATGCAGAAGCTGTTGTAGCTAACTTTGAGCGTTGGGCAAATGGTTCTGGTGAAGACTTCTATTACTATTCATCAATGTTCGGTGGTTACAAAGGTGATGAAGGACATGTTATCGATTCTGTTACTGCAGATGGAGATTACACAGTCGTGTTCAAATTAAAACGTCCACAAGCACCATTCCTTAAAAACTTAGCAATGAGCCCGTTCGGTATTGCGAGCCCGAAAGCTTTTGAAGAACAAGGAGCAAAATTCGGCGATAATCCAGTAGGTACTGGACCATTCAAATTTGTCGAGTGGAAACGTAATGATTCAATCACAATTGAAAAGAACGAAGATTATTGGGTTAAGGGTCTTCCTAAACTTGATAAAGTAGTTTTCAAAGCAATTCCAGATAACTCAGCTCGTTTGAACGCTTTAAACACAGGTGAAATTGATTTGGCTGATGGTGTAAATCCTGCTGATGGCAAATCTGTTGAAAGCAACTCAGAATTGCAATTATTCGAACGTCCATCAATGAACGTTGGTTACTTAGGTTTAACTAGTACACGTCCTCCATTTGATAAAGTGGAAGTACGTCAAGCAATTAACCATGCAATTGACAAACAAGCGATCGTAGATGCATTCTTTGAAGGTCGCGCTGAAGTAGCGAAAAACCCAATGCCTCCAGTAATCAGCGGCTATAATGACGACATTGCTGGATATGATTTCGATCCAGAAAAAGCAAAAGCACTATTAGCTGAAGCTGGTCTTGCAGAAGGCTTTGAAATGGAACTATGGGCAATGCCTGTACCACGTCCATATATGCCAGATGGCCAAAAAGTGGCAGAAGTTATTCAATCAAACTTAGCTGATGTTGGCATCAAAGCGAAAATCGTTACATTCGAGTGGGCAACTTACTTGGAAAAAGCTCGTAACGGAGAAGCAGATGCATTCATGTTAGGTTGGACTGGTGATAATGGTGATGCGGATAACTTCCTATACGTATTACTTGATAAAGACAATATCGGAAGCAATAACTATTCATACTATAGCAACGACGAATTACACGACATCCTAATTGAAGCACAATCAGAAGTTGATGAAGACAAGCGAAATGAACTTTACGGTCAAGCTCAAGAAATCATTTTCGAAGACGCTCCGTGGGTACCGCTTGCTCACTCTACTCCACTTCTTGCAGGTAAAGCGAATCTGGTAGACTTCTTACCACATCCGACTGGTTCTGATAAGTTAGCAGAAGTAGACTTCAAGTAA
- a CDS encoding ABC transporter permease has translation MLHYIGRRLLQLIPVLLGMTFVVFMIIRAIPGDPAQVILGQQATKEAIEALRAKLGLDNPWYVQYFDYLGGLLKGDLGESLRTTTPVSEEIWPYLAATFELSLFAVLIAVIVGVNAGIISAWFQNSWFDYTAMILALVGVSMPIFWLGLMMQYIFGIELGILPTTGREDVRNPIDSITNLYVLDTILQGRFDQLGIVLKHLVLPGLALATIPMAIIARMTRSSMLDVMRSDYVRTARAKGQKMFWVVYKHALKNAIIPVLTIIGLQMGLLLGGAILTESIFAWPGVGRYIYEAINFRDYPVIQSGILVVAFIFVMINLLIDILYSLIDPRIKYD, from the coding sequence ATGCTTCACTATATCGGGAGAAGACTATTGCAATTAATCCCAGTTTTGCTGGGCATGACGTTTGTCGTTTTTATGATTATTCGTGCCATTCCTGGGGACCCAGCACAAGTTATTTTGGGTCAACAAGCGACGAAAGAAGCGATTGAGGCATTACGAGCAAAGCTCGGATTAGACAATCCGTGGTATGTCCAATATTTTGATTATCTAGGTGGATTGTTAAAGGGTGATCTTGGAGAATCTCTACGGACAACTACACCAGTTTCTGAAGAAATTTGGCCGTATCTAGCTGCTACATTTGAATTATCTCTATTTGCGGTTCTTATAGCAGTCATTGTCGGTGTCAATGCAGGTATCATTTCTGCCTGGTTCCAAAACTCATGGTTTGACTATACAGCCATGATATTAGCGCTAGTTGGCGTGTCCATGCCGATTTTCTGGCTTGGTTTGATGATGCAATATATTTTTGGAATCGAGCTTGGCATTCTTCCAACTACAGGACGTGAAGACGTCAGGAATCCCATAGATTCAATAACCAATCTTTATGTGTTGGATACTATTCTTCAAGGACGCTTTGATCAATTAGGCATTGTATTGAAACATCTGGTCTTACCAGGGCTAGCCCTTGCGACAATTCCGATGGCAATCATTGCCCGTATGACTCGTTCCAGCATGCTTGATGTAATGAGATCGGATTATGTACGTACTGCACGTGCGAAAGGTCAAAAAATGTTCTGGGTTGTGTACAAGCATGCATTGAAAAATGCAATCATCCCAGTTCTGACAATTATCGGTCTGCAAATGGGATTACTGCTTGGCGGTGCCATATTAACAGAATCCATCTTCGCGTGGCCGGGAGTTGGCCGTTACATTTATGAAGCAATCAATTTCCGCGACTACCCAGTAATCCAATCAGGTATTCTTGTCGTGGCATTTATCTTCGTTATGATTAATTTGTTAATTGATATTCTTTACAGTTTGATTGATCCACGAATTAAATACGATTAA
- a CDS encoding ABC transporter permease produces the protein MVGFAPKPSDVVAQQDKVAGPWHEAWRSFKKSKVAVVGAGIVLFFIIVAFIGPWIAPQGINEQDLPNRLQAPSVAHWFGTDDMGRDILSRIIHGARISLWVGFFSVIGSVVAGSILGIVAGYYGKWVDAVISRIFDIMLAFPSILLAIAVVSVLGPSLQNALIAIAIINIPNFGRLIRSKVLSIKEEEYITSAKAIGMQDIRILFSHILPNSMAPVIVQGTLAIATAIIEAAALGFLGLGAEAPAPEWGKMLADSKMYLINAPWTMIFPGIAIMLTVLGFNLMGDGLRDALDPRMKN, from the coding sequence ATGGTCGGATTCGCGCCTAAACCATCAGATGTAGTAGCACAACAAGATAAAGTAGCGGGCCCTTGGCATGAAGCTTGGCGAAGCTTTAAGAAAAGTAAAGTCGCCGTAGTCGGAGCTGGGATTGTTCTCTTCTTTATCATCGTGGCATTCATAGGACCTTGGATAGCACCACAAGGCATAAATGAGCAAGATTTACCCAATCGATTGCAGGCACCATCTGTTGCTCATTGGTTCGGAACAGATGACATGGGCCGAGATATATTGTCTCGCATTATCCATGGTGCACGTATTTCATTATGGGTTGGATTCTTCTCAGTAATCGGTTCGGTGGTTGCAGGAAGTATTTTAGGAATTGTAGCAGGTTATTATGGTAAGTGGGTGGATGCGGTTATTTCCCGCATTTTCGATATCATGCTCGCATTTCCAAGTATCTTACTGGCAATCGCTGTCGTATCGGTATTGGGACCTTCCTTGCAAAATGCATTAATTGCCATTGCCATCATTAACATTCCGAACTTCGGTCGATTGATTCGATCAAAAGTTTTGAGTATTAAGGAAGAAGAGTATATCACTTCAGCAAAAGCAATCGGTATGCAGGATATCCGAATATTATTCTCGCATATTTTACCGAACTCAATGGCACCAGTTATCGTGCAAGGCACACTTGCCATAGCAACCGCCATTATTGAAGCGGCAGCACTTGGTTTCCTTGGTCTTGGTGCAGAAGCTCCGGCTCCGGAGTGGGGCAAAATGCTGGCAGATTCCAAAATGTATTTAATTAATGCTCCTTGGACCATGATTTTCCCAGGTATCGCCATTATGCTGACGGTATTGGGATTCAATTTAATGGGAGATGGATTGCGTGATGCACTGGATCCACGCATGAAGAACTAG